The following are from one region of the Salicibibacter kimchii genome:
- a CDS encoding TAXI family TRAP transporter solute-binding subunit, which translates to MKKNKLFMSIFLVPALALAACNGEGEAPEVEDENLPDAGDEAEDGDVDDGDEESGDGSALQMGTGSTGGTYYALGQEMANVMNEHVDVDDFQVNAVATDASVENIARVSDQDLELGLTVHIPAIDALEGEGDFQGQVMDNFGFMGYVYPETNQIAILADEGIESVEDLEGMRVNIGPPGSASHAASTLILEAHDIGEDDFEAYEEGFGDGASMLQDGNVDATFGLLGLPATNIEELATQQDIDLLGIEDEALEDIEANSEYEHITIESDAYDFLEEDVEGIAAYAVLIGSTEDVDEDLGYEIVAGMYENAEDVSHAQGEHMTMENIMLGSEDLPLHPGAERYFEENDLLDQ; encoded by the coding sequence TTGAAAAAGAACAAACTGTTCATGTCGATCTTTTTGGTGCCGGCTTTGGCGCTAGCCGCTTGCAACGGGGAGGGAGAGGCCCCGGAAGTAGAAGATGAAAACCTTCCCGATGCCGGAGACGAAGCAGAGGATGGCGACGTTGACGATGGCGATGAAGAAAGCGGTGACGGAAGTGCGCTTCAGATGGGCACCGGCTCAACCGGGGGCACTTACTATGCACTTGGTCAAGAAATGGCGAACGTCATGAATGAGCATGTTGACGTTGATGATTTTCAAGTTAACGCTGTTGCAACCGACGCATCCGTTGAAAATATCGCGAGAGTTTCCGATCAAGACCTCGAGCTGGGATTAACCGTTCACATCCCTGCCATTGACGCCCTCGAAGGCGAAGGGGATTTTCAAGGTCAAGTCATGGATAACTTCGGTTTTATGGGCTACGTTTATCCGGAGACGAATCAAATTGCCATCCTCGCCGATGAAGGCATTGAATCCGTCGAAGACCTGGAAGGCATGCGCGTGAATATCGGTCCGCCCGGTTCTGCATCCCATGCTGCTTCAACATTAATCCTTGAAGCCCACGACATTGGCGAGGATGATTTTGAAGCATATGAAGAAGGGTTCGGCGATGGCGCGAGTATGTTACAAGACGGTAACGTAGACGCAACGTTTGGCTTGCTTGGCTTGCCTGCCACCAACATTGAAGAATTGGCAACCCAGCAGGACATCGATTTATTGGGAATTGAAGATGAGGCGCTAGAAGACATTGAAGCAAACAGTGAGTACGAGCATATTACCATTGAATCGGATGCCTATGACTTCCTCGAAGAAGATGTTGAAGGCATCGCCGCCTATGCCGTTCTCATCGGTTCAACCGAAGATGTTGATGAGGACTTGGGCTATGAGATTGTCGCGGGCATGTATGAAAATGCCGAAGATGTTTCCCACGCTCAAGGGGAGCATATGACGATGGAAAATATTATGCTCGGATCCGAAGATTTGCCACTTCATCCCGGAGCTGAACGTTATTTTGAAGAAAATGACCTATTAGATCAATAA
- a CDS encoding TRAP transporter permease, with product MFPLADHTQNDDVEIDEQEKREIIEKYDKESNNRYDLGKWVWIVAILGISLTSFHLYTGFSGSYGALIQGAIHLGSALSLIYILYPINRKAKRKPGVPWYDALLSIISLFSYLYVVWHYDRLVSDVLIFGFEPLDLVVSLVAIVLLLEATRRAVGMPIVIIAILALLYGVYGHASWLGVFSHAGFSWTGMSTQLLYSTEAIFGTPIQVSSTFIFLFLFFGVLLVRTNIGQFFNDIAFRLTGRYTGGTAKAAVAASGLQGMVTGSSVANTVGSGSFTIPMMKRAGFKPEFAGAAEATASTGGQLMPPIMGAAAFIMAEYVGIPYNELIVYAIIPAALYFLGAFLGIHFNAKKDGIVGVPKSELPSVASFAKRFDMIIPLVTIIGLLLAGYTPTYAALWGIGAAFAISFLRKDTRLGLLGILQAMEQGARVALPVIAACASAGIIVGIVVFTGLGGVLANGIIQIAGGNFFLVLFLTMIACIILGMGLPTTANYVVTASVAAPAILAFDVPPVAAHMFVFYFGIVADITPPVCLAAYAGAGIARANPMRTGVNAFKLAIAAFIIPYAFVANPVMVLQGDWTLMELATPLLTAIIGMAAVSASLMGYFFANSMFIERIIIFAAGIMAIYPIDVWISLAGVAILVIIAVIQHLRKKKQDQDPTPSTT from the coding sequence GTGTTCCCGTTGGCAGATCACACCCAAAACGACGATGTTGAAATCGATGAACAAGAAAAAAGAGAGATTATAGAGAAGTACGATAAAGAATCCAACAATCGTTACGACCTGGGAAAATGGGTTTGGATTGTAGCAATCCTTGGTATCTCGTTGACGTCCTTTCATCTTTATACAGGGTTTTCGGGTTCCTACGGTGCATTAATCCAAGGTGCCATTCACCTCGGCAGCGCCCTTTCACTTATCTATATTTTATACCCGATAAACCGAAAAGCCAAACGCAAGCCGGGTGTTCCTTGGTATGATGCGTTGCTGTCCATCATTTCACTTTTTTCTTATCTCTATGTTGTCTGGCATTATGATCGCCTTGTCAGTGATGTTTTGATCTTCGGTTTTGAACCGCTCGATCTGGTCGTTTCTTTAGTCGCGATCGTTCTGTTATTGGAAGCAACGAGGCGTGCGGTGGGCATGCCTATCGTAATTATCGCGATTTTGGCGCTGTTATACGGCGTATACGGCCATGCGTCCTGGCTCGGTGTTTTTTCTCATGCCGGCTTTTCCTGGACCGGGATGTCCACGCAATTATTATATTCGACCGAAGCCATTTTTGGGACCCCTATCCAAGTGTCATCCACGTTTATCTTTTTGTTCCTCTTTTTTGGGGTTCTACTCGTGCGGACGAATATCGGCCAGTTTTTTAACGATATCGCCTTTCGTTTGACAGGACGCTATACAGGGGGGACAGCGAAAGCAGCGGTGGCGGCCAGTGGGTTACAAGGAATGGTCACTGGGAGTTCAGTGGCGAATACGGTAGGCTCGGGGTCGTTTACGATTCCGATGATGAAACGTGCCGGTTTTAAGCCGGAATTTGCCGGCGCCGCTGAAGCCACGGCGTCCACCGGCGGTCAGCTCATGCCGCCGATTATGGGGGCGGCCGCATTTATTATGGCTGAATACGTCGGCATTCCCTATAACGAACTGATCGTATACGCGATCATTCCTGCGGCACTCTATTTTCTGGGTGCTTTTCTCGGTATTCATTTTAATGCTAAAAAAGATGGCATCGTCGGCGTTCCAAAATCTGAACTTCCATCTGTCGCATCCTTTGCCAAACGCTTTGATATGATCATCCCGCTAGTAACGATTATTGGCCTCCTCCTCGCGGGCTATACGCCTACATACGCCGCGCTTTGGGGAATAGGTGCTGCTTTTGCCATCAGTTTCTTGCGCAAAGATACACGTCTCGGCCTGCTTGGGATTTTACAAGCAATGGAACAAGGCGCCCGCGTCGCCTTACCGGTCATCGCTGCCTGTGCCAGCGCCGGCATCATTGTCGGCATTGTTGTCTTTACAGGACTCGGTGGCGTTCTTGCTAACGGCATTATTCAAATTGCCGGCGGAAATTTCTTCCTTGTTCTTTTCCTAACAATGATTGCCTGTATCATTTTGGGGATGGGCTTGCCGACAACAGCCAACTATGTGGTGACTGCATCTGTTGCGGCTCCCGCCATTTTAGCATTTGACGTGCCCCCGGTTGCTGCGCATATGTTCGTGTTTTATTTCGGCATTGTTGCTGACATCACGCCTCCGGTTTGTTTGGCAGCATACGCCGGTGCAGGTATCGCCAGAGCCAACCCAATGCGAACGGGAGTGAACGCTTTCAAACTCGCGATCGCTGCGTTTATCATCCCATATGCGTTTGTAGCGAACCCCGTTATGGTTTTACAAGGGGACTGGACATTGATGGAGTTAGCAACACCTTTGCTTACCGCGATTATCGGCATGGCGGCAGTTAGTGCTTCGTTGATGGGTTACTTCTTCGCCAATTCGATGTTTATCGAACGAATCATTATTTTTGCGGCTGGCATTATGGCCATTTATCCGATAGATGTTTGGATTTCCCTCGCCGGGGTCGCGATTCTTGTCATTATTGCTGTCATCCAACATCTTCGTAAGAAAAAGCAAGATCAAGACCCAACTCCGTCCACCACGTAA
- a CDS encoding MurR/RpiR family transcriptional regulator, which yields MSQKDIYEQMIAKRQEMSKSQRKIANYLISHQETAPFLTASKLAKNVEVGEATVVRFAFFLNYEGYPDLQRHMQEALQRKWTSAEVFARTTEQGEKPEDTVSEVLSDDINNLQQTLQQMDKKEFQGAVEDIVAADRIYIIAYRSATSVALFLEFYLDLVLQNTEMIRSADGVSEHILDIEENDLVIAFGFSRYTKRTVDVLKYVKQKGAKTLVITDHMLSPLTPYGDRKLLAVTEINSFIDSFSAPQSIVSALITAITRSEQEKVEKRLEQLEHLWDAFDVFQE from the coding sequence GTGTCTCAGAAGGATATATATGAACAGATGATTGCCAAGCGGCAGGAGATGAGCAAATCTCAGCGCAAAATCGCCAATTATTTGATCAGCCATCAGGAAACGGCCCCTTTTTTGACAGCTTCCAAGCTTGCAAAAAATGTAGAAGTGGGTGAAGCGACGGTGGTGCGCTTTGCCTTTTTTTTAAATTACGAAGGGTATCCAGATCTGCAGCGGCATATGCAGGAAGCGTTGCAACGCAAATGGACATCGGCGGAAGTGTTCGCGCGGACGACCGAGCAGGGAGAGAAGCCGGAAGATACCGTCAGTGAAGTGTTGTCGGATGACATTAACAATTTGCAGCAAACATTGCAACAAATGGATAAAAAAGAATTTCAGGGTGCCGTCGAAGATATTGTTGCTGCTGATCGGATTTATATTATTGCCTACCGAAGTGCGACGAGCGTAGCGCTTTTTTTGGAATTTTATCTGGATCTTGTTTTGCAAAATACGGAAATGATTCGGTCCGCAGACGGAGTCTCCGAGCACATCCTCGATATCGAAGAAAATGATCTTGTGATCGCTTTCGGGTTTTCACGATATACGAAACGGACCGTTGACGTTTTAAAATATGTAAAACAAAAAGGAGCGAAAACGCTGGTGATCACCGATCATATGCTCTCGCCTCTTACGCCGTACGGAGATCGGAAACTGCTTGCCGTTACTGAAATTAATTCCTTTATCGATTCGTTTTCGGCTCCGCAAAGCATTGTGAGTGCACTCATCACCGCGATTACCCGTTCCGAACAGGAAAAGGTAGAGAAAAGACTTGAACAACTCGAACATTTATGGGACGCGTTTGATGTTTTTCAGGAATGA